From a single Callithrix jacchus isolate 240 chromosome 5, calJac240_pri, whole genome shotgun sequence genomic region:
- the ASPSCR1 gene encoding tether containing UBX domain for GLUT4 isoform X17 gives MHGHEKYRPGNKRKYVKPTHMARVPRRPSGPVLGVAPPAFLLGPFSFHEGESCFFKRVRRSQCWEPWDGLQQPGGATPVCVYTRDEVMGEAALRDTTLQSLGLTGGSASIRFVMKRCDPVGKTPASLGSSASAGQAAASPPLPLESGELCRGDLSRQEDVDTMGSSCEDLQKKQSMRAPMPAPFVPFSGGGQRLGGPSGPMRPLISSSAKLPTSLSSPGGPSKPKKSKPGQDPQQEPEPEPPVDREPVVCHPDLEERLQAWSAELPDEFFELTVDDLRRRLAQLKSERKRLEEAPLMTKAFREAQMKEKLERYPKVALRVLFPDRYILQGFFRPSETVGDLRDFVRSHLGHPELPFYLFITPPKTVLDNYSCTLFQANLFPAALVHFGAKEPAGVYLEPGLLERTISPSAADVLVARYMSRATRSPSPLPAPNPAPESEPPAEEGALGPTEPISEMVPPVKRSLGKVPKWLKLPANKR, from the exons ATGCATGGACATGAAAAATACAGgccaggaaacaaaagaaaatacgtCAAACCCACGCACATGGCGAGAGTCCCCCGGCGGCCGTCTGGGCCTGTTCTGGGTGTGGCACCTCCTGCTTTTCTGCTTGGTCCTTTCTCGTTTCACGAAGGCGAGTCCTGCTTCTTCAAGCGGGTCCGCAGATCCCAGTGTTGGGAGCCCTG GGACGGCCTGCAGCAGCCTGGTGGGGCGACCCCAGTGTGCGTGTACACAAGGGATGAG GTGATGGGTGAAGCTGCCCTGAGGGACACCACACTGCAGTCGCTGGGCCTCACGGGGGGCAGTGCCTCCATCAG GTTTGTCATGAAGCGCTGTGACCCTGTGGGCAAGACCCCAGCAAGCCTGGGCTCATCAGCGTCGGCTGGCCAGGCAGCTGCCAGCCCTCCACTCCCCTTGGAATCTGGGGAGCTCTGCCGTGGTGACCTGAGCCGTCAGGAGGACGTGGACACCATGGGGTCCAGCTGCGAGGATTTGCAGAAGAAGCAGAGCATGAGGGCGCCCATGCCTGCCCCCTTCGTTCCTTTCTCAGGCGGGGGACAGCGACTGGGGGGCCCCTCTGGGCCCATGAGGCCTCTGATTTCATCATCAGCCAAGTTGCCAACATCCCTCTCCAGCCCCGGAGGCCCCTCCAAGCCAAAGAAGTCCAAGCCTGGCCAGGATCCCCAGcaggagccagagccagagccg CCTGTGGACCGGGAGCCAGTGGTGTGCCACCCCGACCTGGAGGAGCGGCTGCAGGCCTGGTCGGCAGAGCTGCCTGACGAGTTCTTCGAGCTGACGGTGGACGATCTGAGAAGACGCTTGGCCCAGCTCAAGAGTGAGCG GAAGCGCCTGGAAGAAGCACCCTTGATGACTAAGGCCTTCAGGGAGGCGCAGATGAAGGAGAAGCTGGAGCGCTACCCAAAG GTGGCTCTGAGGGTCCTGTTCCCTGACCGCTACATCCTGCAGGGCTTCTTTCGCCCCAGCGAGACAG TAGGGGACTTGCGAGACTTCGTGAGGAGCCACTTGGGGCACCCTGAGCTGCCATTTTACCTGT TCATCACCCCTCCAAAAACAGTCCTGGACAACTACTCGTGCACCCTCTTTCAG GCGAACCTCTTCCCGGCTGCTCTGGTGCACTTTGGAGCCAAGGAACCAGCAG GTGTCTACCTGGAGCCTGGCCTGCTGGAGCGCACCATCTCCCCATCCGCGGCCGACGTGCTGGTGGCCAG GTACATGTCCAGAGCCACCAGGTCCCCTTCCCCATTGCCAGCCCCTAACCCTGCACCTGAGTCTGAGCCACCTGCTGAGGAGGGGGCGCTGGGCCCCACTGAGCCCATCTCAGAGATGGTTCCGCCTGTGAAGAGGAGCCTGGGCAAGGTGCCCAAGTGGCTGAAGCTGCCAG CCAACAAGAGGTGA
- the ASPSCR1 gene encoding tether containing UBX domain for GLUT4 isoform X20, whose amino-acid sequence MHGHEKYRPGNKRKYVKPTHMARVPRRPSGPVLGVAPPAFLLGPFSFHEGESCFFKRVRRSQCWEPWDGLQQPGGATPVCVYTRDEVMGEAALRDTTLQSLGLTGGSASIRFVMKRCDPVGKTPASLGSSASAGQAAASPPLPLESGELCRGDLSRQEDVDTMGSSCEDLQKKQSMRAPMPAPFVPFSGGGQRLGGPSGPMRPLISSSAKLPTSLSSPGGPSKPKKSKPGQDPQQEPEPEPPVDREPVVCHPDLEERLQAWSAELPDEFFELTVDDLRRRLAQLKSERKRLEEAPLMTKAFREAQMKEKLERYPKVALRVLFPDRYILQGFFRPSETVGDLRDFVRSHLGHPELPFYLFITPPKTVLDNYSCTLFQANLFPAALVHFGAKEPAGTCPEPPGPLPHCQPLTLHLSLSHLLRRGRWAPLSPSQRWFRL is encoded by the exons ATGCATGGACATGAAAAATACAGgccaggaaacaaaagaaaatacgtCAAACCCACGCACATGGCGAGAGTCCCCCGGCGGCCGTCTGGGCCTGTTCTGGGTGTGGCACCTCCTGCTTTTCTGCTTGGTCCTTTCTCGTTTCACGAAGGCGAGTCCTGCTTCTTCAAGCGGGTCCGCAGATCCCAGTGTTGGGAGCCCTG GGACGGCCTGCAGCAGCCTGGTGGGGCGACCCCAGTGTGCGTGTACACAAGGGATGAG GTGATGGGTGAAGCTGCCCTGAGGGACACCACACTGCAGTCGCTGGGCCTCACGGGGGGCAGTGCCTCCATCAG GTTTGTCATGAAGCGCTGTGACCCTGTGGGCAAGACCCCAGCAAGCCTGGGCTCATCAGCGTCGGCTGGCCAGGCAGCTGCCAGCCCTCCACTCCCCTTGGAATCTGGGGAGCTCTGCCGTGGTGACCTGAGCCGTCAGGAGGACGTGGACACCATGGGGTCCAGCTGCGAGGATTTGCAGAAGAAGCAGAGCATGAGGGCGCCCATGCCTGCCCCCTTCGTTCCTTTCTCAGGCGGGGGACAGCGACTGGGGGGCCCCTCTGGGCCCATGAGGCCTCTGATTTCATCATCAGCCAAGTTGCCAACATCCCTCTCCAGCCCCGGAGGCCCCTCCAAGCCAAAGAAGTCCAAGCCTGGCCAGGATCCCCAGcaggagccagagccagagccg CCTGTGGACCGGGAGCCAGTGGTGTGCCACCCCGACCTGGAGGAGCGGCTGCAGGCCTGGTCGGCAGAGCTGCCTGACGAGTTCTTCGAGCTGACGGTGGACGATCTGAGAAGACGCTTGGCCCAGCTCAAGAGTGAGCG GAAGCGCCTGGAAGAAGCACCCTTGATGACTAAGGCCTTCAGGGAGGCGCAGATGAAGGAGAAGCTGGAGCGCTACCCAAAG GTGGCTCTGAGGGTCCTGTTCCCTGACCGCTACATCCTGCAGGGCTTCTTTCGCCCCAGCGAGACAG TAGGGGACTTGCGAGACTTCGTGAGGAGCCACTTGGGGCACCCTGAGCTGCCATTTTACCTGT TCATCACCCCTCCAAAAACAGTCCTGGACAACTACTCGTGCACCCTCTTTCAG GCGAACCTCTTCCCGGCTGCTCTGGTGCACTTTGGAGCCAAGGAACCAGCAG GTACATGTCCAGAGCCACCAGGTCCCCTTCCCCATTGCCAGCCCCTAACCCTGCACCTGAGTCTGAGCCACCTGCTGAGGAGGGGGCGCTGGGCCCCACTGAGCCCATCTCAGAGATGGTTCCGCCTGTGA
- the ASPSCR1 gene encoding tether containing UBX domain for GLUT4 isoform X18 encodes MGFCFSQWGGFLMVMGEAALRDTTLQSLGLTGGSASIRFVMKRCDPVGKTPASLGSSASAGQAAASPPLPLESGELCRGDLSRQEDVDTMGSSCEDLQKKQSMRAPMPAPFVPFSGGGQRLGGPSGPMRPLISSSAKLPTSLSSPGGPSKPKKSKPGQDPQQEPEPEPPVDREPVVCHPDLEERLQAWSAELPDEFFELTVDDLRRRLAQLKSERKRLEEAPLMTKAFREAQMKEKLERYPKVALRVLFPDRYILQGFFRPSETVGDLRDFVRSHLGHPELPFYLCTFCPQSSPLQKQSWTTTRAPSFSPTPDCGPEQPGAGRGMPSAWQLQHSTVVPRHPSGPAPPRLPEANLFPAALVHFGAKEPAGVYLEPGLLERTISPSAADVLVARYMSRATRSPSPLPAPNPAPESEPPAEEGALGPTEPISEMVPPVKRSLGKVPKWLKLPANKR; translated from the exons AtgggcttttgtttttctcaatgGGGAGGATTTCTCATG GTGATGGGTGAAGCTGCCCTGAGGGACACCACACTGCAGTCGCTGGGCCTCACGGGGGGCAGTGCCTCCATCAG GTTTGTCATGAAGCGCTGTGACCCTGTGGGCAAGACCCCAGCAAGCCTGGGCTCATCAGCGTCGGCTGGCCAGGCAGCTGCCAGCCCTCCACTCCCCTTGGAATCTGGGGAGCTCTGCCGTGGTGACCTGAGCCGTCAGGAGGACGTGGACACCATGGGGTCCAGCTGCGAGGATTTGCAGAAGAAGCAGAGCATGAGGGCGCCCATGCCTGCCCCCTTCGTTCCTTTCTCAGGCGGGGGACAGCGACTGGGGGGCCCCTCTGGGCCCATGAGGCCTCTGATTTCATCATCAGCCAAGTTGCCAACATCCCTCTCCAGCCCCGGAGGCCCCTCCAAGCCAAAGAAGTCCAAGCCTGGCCAGGATCCCCAGcaggagccagagccagagccg CCTGTGGACCGGGAGCCAGTGGTGTGCCACCCCGACCTGGAGGAGCGGCTGCAGGCCTGGTCGGCAGAGCTGCCTGACGAGTTCTTCGAGCTGACGGTGGACGATCTGAGAAGACGCTTGGCCCAGCTCAAGAGTGAGCG GAAGCGCCTGGAAGAAGCACCCTTGATGACTAAGGCCTTCAGGGAGGCGCAGATGAAGGAGAAGCTGGAGCGCTACCCAAAG GTGGCTCTGAGGGTCCTGTTCCCTGACCGCTACATCCTGCAGGGCTTCTTTCGCCCCAGCGAGACAG TAGGGGACTTGCGAGACTTCGTGAGGAGCCACTTGGGGCACCCTGAGCTGCCATTTTACCTGT GCACCTTCTGTCCTCAGTCATCACCCCTCCAAAAACAGTCCTGGACAACTACTCGTGCACCCTCTTTCAG CCCCACCCCAGACTGTGGCCCCGAGCAGCCTGGAGCCGGGAGGGGGATGCCTTCAGCCTGGCAGCTGCAGCACTCCACAGTGGTCCCGAGGCATCCGTCAGGCCCTGCCCCACCCCGCCTTCCTGAG GCGAACCTCTTCCCGGCTGCTCTGGTGCACTTTGGAGCCAAGGAACCAGCAG GTGTCTACCTGGAGCCTGGCCTGCTGGAGCGCACCATCTCCCCATCCGCGGCCGACGTGCTGGTGGCCAG GTACATGTCCAGAGCCACCAGGTCCCCTTCCCCATTGCCAGCCCCTAACCCTGCACCTGAGTCTGAGCCACCTGCTGAGGAGGGGGCGCTGGGCCCCACTGAGCCCATCTCAGAGATGGTTCCGCCTGTGAAGAGGAGCCTGGGCAAGGTGCCCAAGTGGCTGAAGCTGCCAG CCAACAAGAGGTGA
- the ASPSCR1 gene encoding tether containing UBX domain for GLUT4 isoform X19 — protein sequence MGEAALRDTTLQSLGLTGGSASIRFVMKRCDPVGKTPASLGSSASAGQAAASPPLPLESGELCRGDLSRQEDVDTMGSSCEDLQKKQSMRAPMPAPFVPFSGGGQRLGGPSGPMRPLISSSAKLPTSLSSPGGPSKPKKSKPGQDPQQEPEPEPPVDREPVVCHPDLEERLQAWSAELPDEFFELTVDDLRRRLAQLKSERKRLEEAPLMTKAFREAQMKEKLERYPKVALRVLFPDRYILQGFFRPSETVGDLRDFVRSHLGHPELPFYLCTFCPQSSPLQKQSWTTTRAPSFSPTPDCGPEQPGAGRGMPSAWQLQHSTVVPRHPSGPAPPRLPEANLFPAALVHFGAKEPAGVYLEPGLLERTISPSAADVLVARYMSRATRSPSPLPAPNPAPESEPPAEEGALGPTEPISEMVPPVKRSLGKVPKWLKLPANKR from the exons ATGGGTGAAGCTGCCCTGAGGGACACCACACTGCAGTCGCTGGGCCTCACGGGGGGCAGTGCCTCCATCAG GTTTGTCATGAAGCGCTGTGACCCTGTGGGCAAGACCCCAGCAAGCCTGGGCTCATCAGCGTCGGCTGGCCAGGCAGCTGCCAGCCCTCCACTCCCCTTGGAATCTGGGGAGCTCTGCCGTGGTGACCTGAGCCGTCAGGAGGACGTGGACACCATGGGGTCCAGCTGCGAGGATTTGCAGAAGAAGCAGAGCATGAGGGCGCCCATGCCTGCCCCCTTCGTTCCTTTCTCAGGCGGGGGACAGCGACTGGGGGGCCCCTCTGGGCCCATGAGGCCTCTGATTTCATCATCAGCCAAGTTGCCAACATCCCTCTCCAGCCCCGGAGGCCCCTCCAAGCCAAAGAAGTCCAAGCCTGGCCAGGATCCCCAGcaggagccagagccagagccg CCTGTGGACCGGGAGCCAGTGGTGTGCCACCCCGACCTGGAGGAGCGGCTGCAGGCCTGGTCGGCAGAGCTGCCTGACGAGTTCTTCGAGCTGACGGTGGACGATCTGAGAAGACGCTTGGCCCAGCTCAAGAGTGAGCG GAAGCGCCTGGAAGAAGCACCCTTGATGACTAAGGCCTTCAGGGAGGCGCAGATGAAGGAGAAGCTGGAGCGCTACCCAAAG GTGGCTCTGAGGGTCCTGTTCCCTGACCGCTACATCCTGCAGGGCTTCTTTCGCCCCAGCGAGACAG TAGGGGACTTGCGAGACTTCGTGAGGAGCCACTTGGGGCACCCTGAGCTGCCATTTTACCTGT GCACCTTCTGTCCTCAGTCATCACCCCTCCAAAAACAGTCCTGGACAACTACTCGTGCACCCTCTTTCAG CCCCACCCCAGACTGTGGCCCCGAGCAGCCTGGAGCCGGGAGGGGGATGCCTTCAGCCTGGCAGCTGCAGCACTCCACAGTGGTCCCGAGGCATCCGTCAGGCCCTGCCCCACCCCGCCTTCCTGAG GCGAACCTCTTCCCGGCTGCTCTGGTGCACTTTGGAGCCAAGGAACCAGCAG GTGTCTACCTGGAGCCTGGCCTGCTGGAGCGCACCATCTCCCCATCCGCGGCCGACGTGCTGGTGGCCAG GTACATGTCCAGAGCCACCAGGTCCCCTTCCCCATTGCCAGCCCCTAACCCTGCACCTGAGTCTGAGCCACCTGCTGAGGAGGGGGCGCTGGGCCCCACTGAGCCCATCTCAGAGATGGTTCCGCCTGTGAAGAGGAGCCTGGGCAAGGTGCCCAAGTGGCTGAAGCTGCCAG CCAACAAGAGGTGA